One window of Chionomys nivalis chromosome 18, mChiNiv1.1, whole genome shotgun sequence genomic DNA carries:
- the Gpr61 gene encoding G-protein coupled receptor 61 gives MESSSIPQSSGNASTLGRALQTPGPSTASGVPELGLQDVASESVALFFMLLLDLTAVAGNAAVMAVIAKTPALRKFVFVFHLCLVDLLAALTLMPLAMLSSSALFDHALFGEVACRLYLFLSVCFVSLAILSVSAINVERYYYVVHPMRYEVRMTLGLVASVLVGVWIKALAMASVPVLGRVSWEEGAPSVNPGCSLQWNHSVYCQLFVVVFAVLYFLLPLILIFVVYCSMFRVARVAAMQHGPLPTWMETPRQRSESLSSRSTMVTSSGAHQTTPHRTFGGGKAAVVLLAVGGQFLLCWLPYFSFHLYVALSAQPISTGQVENVVTWIGYFCFTSNPFFYGCLNRQIRGELSKQFVCFFKAAPEEELRLPSREGSIEENFLQFLQGTSENWVSRPLPSPKREPPPAVDFRIPGQIAEETSEFLEQQLTSDIIMSDSYLRPAPSQKLES, from the coding sequence ATGGAGTCCTCATCCATCCCCCAGTCATCAGGAAACGCATCCACTTTGGGAAGAGCCCTTCAAACACCAGGTCCCTCTACTGCCAGCGGGGTCCCCGAGTTGGGACTGCAGGACGTGGCTTCGGAATCCGTGGCCCTCTTCTTCATGCTCCTGTTGGACCTTACTGCTGTGGCCGGCAACGCTGCCGTGATGGCTGTTATTGCCAAGACACCTGCCCTCCGAAAATTTGTTTTCGTCTTCCATCTCTGTCTGGTGGACCTACTGGCTGCTCTGACCCTCATGCCCCTGGCCATGCTCTCCAGCTCCGCTCTCTTTGACCACGCCCTCTTCGGGGAGGTGGCCTGCCGCCTCTACTTGTTCCTGAGCGTTTGCTTTGTCAGCCTGGCCATCCTTTCGGTGTCTGCCATTAACGTGGAGCGCTACTACTATGTGGTCCACCCCATGCGCTACGAGGTACGCATGACACTGGGGCTGGTGGCCTCCGTGCTAGTGGGCGTGTGGATAAAGGCCCTGGCCATGGCTTCTGTGCCAGTGTTGGGAAGGGTCTCCTGGGAGGAAGGCGCTCCCAGTGTTAACCCAGGCTGTTCTCTCCAATGGAACCATAGTGTCTACTGCCAGCTTTTTGTGGTGGTCTTTGCTGTTCTTTACTTCTTGCTGCCCTTGATCCTGATCTTTGTGGTTTACTGCAGCATGTTCCGAGTGGCTCGCGTGGCGGCCATGCAACACGGGCCGCTGCCCACGTGGATGGAGACACCCCGGCAACGCTCTGAGTCTCTTAGTAGCCGCTCTACTATGGTCACCAGTTCTGGGGCTCACCAGACCACTCCACACCGGACGTTTGGGGGTGGAAAGGCAGCAGTGGTCCTCCTGGCTGTAGGAGGCCAGTTCCTGCTCTGTTGGTTACCCTacttctctttccatctttacgtggcccTGAGCGCTCAGCCCATTTCGACAGGACAGGTGGAGAACGTGGTGACTTGGATCGGCTACTTTTGCTTCACTTCCAACCCTTTTTTCTATGGATGTCTCAACCGTCAGATCCGGGGCGAGCTTAGCAAACAGTTTGTCTGCTTCTTCAAGGCAGCTCCAGAGGAGGAGCTGAGGCTGCCTAGTCGGGAGGGCTCTATTGAGGAGAATTTCCTGCAGTTCCTCCAAGGGACCTCGGAGAACTGGGTTTCCAGGCCCCTACCCAGCCCTAAGCGGGAGCCACCACCTGCTGTTGATTTTCGAATCCCAGGCCAGATTGCTGAGGAGACCTCGGAGTTCCTGGAGCAGCAACTTACCAGCGACATCATCATGTCAGACAGCTACCTCCGTCCCGCCCCCTCACAAAAGCTGGAGTCCTGA